Proteins co-encoded in one Cytophaga hutchinsonii ATCC 33406 genomic window:
- a CDS encoding TonB-dependent receptor: MNTSRLLFLSTLSFLLTLQVSFGQTKGKVEGFIKDAEGIPIEFATVRLHSLPDSSAVTGTLSDTSGYYSFENISYGNYFVIVSTIGYTDTYLPSFTLTKDHNKQQFDAVVSEHDASEEILITAQEPFIRQEAGITVVNVEAGILNAGLTAADVLQRTPGATVDKDGIVKLKGKGGVLVLLDGKPLYMDDAQVGALLKSIPADQIKEMEIITSPSAKYDAAGNAGIINIKLKKGAYEGLNGSVNSSIAKGVYPKALIGINLSYKKKKLTLGGGYQYSYKKDLQRSSVNRAYTSFQDSSYYTSTEYAHPKNTQNVLLNGSYDLSAKSTLLWDGTALYQHSTWKGNTESNLYTPSGNRSSYFLTNDQSTSEYYNINSSIGYKYLMDTVGSELFFQGEYKKNNSKSDQVFTTDYYDANGTTTQPSTSYKSYIPVNVDQWGAKADFTKTLVYKIKLEAGVKYMGVKTNANVTSSYVAENTFIYTEHIQAAYAILNKQLNKWKLSGGVRVEHTLSKGEQKTLDSTFNRNYTNFFPSAAVSYQPTEKTSYTVLYSKRIQRPSYHDLNPFIYYSDPYNSYSGNPYLLPEYTHQAELTTSKWNGVFLATLNYSYTLQPLAEGFKIDPNSLATTYTSRNLSNQKNLGVSFSVNSTIKHWWSMNNYVYFYNNSLTGDVGFGMQTVSRPAWMVNATHTFKFPHSISAELSFNYESPNYFGTILYREVWQLSAGVQKKMMHETVSLKLSVTDIFWKYVYVGSGTFGDIKTSDSFKWDNRVLMFSLTYRFGKRIASVLNSNKMPMGDGGGRKK; this comes from the coding sequence ATGAATACAAGTAGATTATTATTCCTCAGTACCTTATCATTCCTTCTAACGTTACAGGTTTCTTTTGGGCAGACAAAAGGAAAGGTTGAAGGGTTTATAAAAGACGCTGAAGGAATCCCAATAGAATTCGCCACCGTACGTTTACACAGCCTTCCCGACTCGTCTGCAGTTACAGGAACGCTATCGGATACAAGCGGCTATTACAGTTTTGAAAACATCTCTTACGGAAACTATTTTGTTATTGTTTCTACCATTGGCTACACCGATACGTACCTGCCGTCTTTTACATTAACGAAAGACCATAACAAACAACAGTTCGATGCAGTTGTATCAGAGCATGACGCAAGCGAAGAAATACTTATTACGGCACAGGAACCATTCATCCGCCAGGAGGCGGGCATAACTGTAGTAAATGTTGAAGCAGGAATTTTAAACGCCGGCTTAACGGCTGCAGATGTGCTACAACGTACCCCGGGAGCAACGGTAGATAAAGATGGCATTGTAAAATTAAAAGGCAAAGGCGGTGTACTTGTTTTACTGGATGGTAAACCGCTTTACATGGATGATGCGCAGGTTGGTGCCTTACTGAAATCCATTCCTGCAGATCAAATCAAAGAAATGGAAATCATTACCAGCCCTTCTGCAAAATACGATGCAGCAGGCAATGCAGGTATCATAAACATAAAATTAAAAAAAGGTGCATATGAAGGGCTTAATGGTTCGGTTAACAGCTCCATTGCCAAAGGCGTATATCCGAAAGCACTCATCGGTATAAATCTGTCTTACAAAAAAAAGAAACTTACCTTAGGCGGCGGGTACCAGTACAGCTATAAAAAAGATCTGCAGCGTTCTTCCGTTAACAGAGCTTACACAAGCTTCCAGGATTCTTCGTATTATACATCAACCGAATACGCACATCCAAAAAACACACAGAACGTTTTATTAAACGGAAGTTACGATCTTAGTGCTAAAAGTACCTTGCTATGGGATGGCACAGCACTTTATCAACATTCAACCTGGAAGGGAAATACAGAATCAAACTTATACACACCTTCCGGCAACCGTTCTTCCTATTTTTTAACAAACGATCAATCTACATCTGAATATTACAATATAAATTCAAGCATCGGTTATAAATACCTGATGGACACTGTTGGTTCTGAATTATTTTTTCAAGGAGAATACAAGAAGAATAACAGCAAGTCTGATCAGGTGTTTACAACCGATTATTATGATGCCAACGGAACTACAACGCAACCATCTACTTCCTACAAATCATACATACCTGTTAACGTAGATCAATGGGGTGCAAAAGCTGACTTTACAAAAACACTGGTTTATAAAATTAAACTGGAAGCCGGAGTAAAATACATGGGTGTAAAAACCAATGCCAATGTTACAAGTTCTTATGTAGCCGAAAATACTTTCATTTATACCGAGCATATTCAGGCAGCCTATGCTATACTTAACAAGCAGCTGAATAAATGGAAACTATCCGGCGGTGTACGTGTGGAACATACGTTGAGTAAAGGAGAACAGAAAACGCTCGACAGTACCTTTAACAGAAACTATACAAACTTTTTCCCGAGCGCAGCTGTTTCCTATCAGCCCACTGAAAAAACATCGTATACAGTATTGTATTCAAAACGTATACAACGTCCTTCCTATCATGATTTGAATCCGTTTATATATTACAGCGATCCGTACAATTCCTATTCAGGAAACCCGTATTTGCTGCCTGAATATACACACCAGGCCGAACTGACGACATCAAAATGGAATGGAGTCTTCTTAGCAACACTTAATTATTCCTATACACTACAGCCCTTAGCCGAAGGGTTTAAAATAGATCCGAATTCATTGGCAACAACTTACACATCACGAAATTTATCTAACCAGAAAAATTTAGGGGTATCCTTTTCTGTGAATTCAACAATCAAACACTGGTGGTCCATGAACAATTATGTTTATTTTTACAACAATTCACTTACCGGTGATGTAGGTTTTGGTATGCAGACTGTAAGCCGCCCTGCGTGGATGGTAAACGCAACGCATACGTTCAAATTTCCGCACAGCATTTCAGCAGAACTGTCATTCAATTATGAATCCCCGAATTATTTCGGAACAATTCTGTACAGAGAAGTATGGCAATTATCTGCCGGTGTTCAGAAAAAAATGATGCATGAAACAGTCTCCCTAAAACTTTCTGTCACAGATATATTCTGGAAGTATGTTTATGTAGGCAGTGGTACGTTCGGAGATATTAAAACATCGGATAGTTTCAAATGGGACAACCGCGTACTGATGTTCTCCTTAACGTACCGATTTGGAAAACGCATTGCTTCTGTACTGAATTCTAATAAAATGCCTATGGGAGATGGCGGTGGTAGAAAAAAATAA
- a CDS encoding PepSY-associated TM helix domain-containing protein: MITGKKKSSQPTETRGFKKVIGWLHLWLGLISGTIMFIVCITGCIWVFQEEITALTEPWNNITPENKPLLLPSQVNQITVQQFPGKEIHGFNYYEGKTICVHISHEKEYNYNLFLHPYSGKVLHIADYKKDSFDFFRFVLNGHRFLWLPWKIGRPIVNYATLTFVVLLITGIILWWPKNKSAAKQRFSFKWKDTTKWKRKNYDLHNILGFYAMIFLLLIALTGMQWGLKWFNHSLHWIASGGETKHDRVELFSDTLHIPANVTVTTNLDKAWLKVWAEIPDPLNVYMDYPHHDEAGGTIAFFVTPKKFGGFQYEQYNFDQYSGEEVPSKKSLKYKDAKAADIMERMYYGIHVGEILGLPGKCIAFLASLTGASLPVTGVYIWLGRRKKDKPEKNTASKIFPEKILLLPLK; the protein is encoded by the coding sequence ATGATTACAGGCAAAAAAAAATCTTCCCAACCAACAGAAACCCGCGGCTTTAAAAAAGTGATCGGCTGGCTGCACTTGTGGCTGGGTTTGATTTCAGGTACCATCATGTTTATTGTTTGTATAACAGGGTGCATCTGGGTATTTCAGGAAGAGATAACCGCATTAACAGAACCATGGAACAATATTACTCCTGAAAACAAACCTTTGCTGCTTCCATCACAAGTAAATCAAATTACCGTGCAGCAATTTCCGGGAAAAGAAATCCATGGGTTTAATTACTACGAAGGCAAAACTATCTGTGTACATATTTCACATGAAAAAGAATACAACTACAATTTATTTCTTCATCCCTATTCCGGCAAAGTCTTACATATTGCCGATTACAAAAAAGACTCCTTTGATTTTTTCAGGTTTGTTTTAAACGGCCATCGTTTTTTATGGCTGCCATGGAAAATCGGAAGACCAATTGTTAACTATGCCACACTTACATTTGTTGTATTACTCATTACGGGTATCATTTTATGGTGGCCAAAAAATAAATCAGCAGCTAAACAGCGTTTTTCATTTAAGTGGAAAGATACTACTAAATGGAAACGTAAAAACTATGACTTGCACAATATTCTTGGTTTCTATGCCATGATTTTTTTGTTACTCATCGCATTAACCGGTATGCAGTGGGGCTTAAAATGGTTTAACCATTCACTACACTGGATAGCTTCCGGAGGAGAAACAAAACACGATCGTGTTGAATTATTTTCTGATACGTTACATATACCTGCAAACGTTACCGTTACAACTAATTTAGACAAGGCATGGTTAAAAGTATGGGCAGAGATACCCGATCCGTTAAATGTGTATATGGATTACCCGCATCATGACGAAGCCGGCGGTACTATTGCATTCTTCGTTACACCCAAAAAATTCGGTGGCTTTCAGTATGAGCAATACAACTTTGATCAGTATTCCGGAGAAGAAGTTCCGTCAAAAAAATCACTGAAATACAAAGACGCGAAGGCAGCAGACATTATGGAACGCATGTATTACGGCATTCATGTTGGTGAAATATTGGGCTTGCCTGGGAAATGTATTGCATTTCTTGCAAGCTTAACCGGTGCATCGTTACCTGTAACCGGCGTATACATCTGGTTGGGCAGAAGAAAAAAAGATAAACCGGAGAAAAATACCGCTTCAAAAATCTTTCCGGAAAAAATACTGCTGCTACCGTTAAAATAA
- a CDS encoding DUF4374 domain-containing protein, whose product MKHLLISILIVSLFASCKKKEEESAEPIDNSKYSTMLMVGAWPNTAYFMLNLQSLTEGTADLKGNGAEMTKYLYAQDVIQKNGYYYHAKSSTGRLGKYHVSNNKLYVDKEILFTELDWSSVVWADDETLVMFGTNADQNKIRYAILNTSTMVVKSSGDLSVNALTTGMAAYNVCFAQYRDNKIFLGYGMRSNWDNWPVMESADKAMVAVIDYATMTVDKTLEDARSTSPGGPNVYCPYSFVDENNDLYFITDPVDGYNYTQPSYIYKIKSGETELDATYDFNFSSTVSNGMAAAIWYIGEGKAIIRTCVAGTSIDADHSYSIVDVHSGAFIKTLDLPADKGERYVQSVVIEDGKAYIAVNSSDRDYVWIYDPKTDALTKGIEFVGGLDYILRLEKLR is encoded by the coding sequence ATGAAACATCTACTAATTTCAATTTTAATTGTTTCGCTCTTTGCTTCATGCAAGAAAAAAGAGGAAGAATCCGCTGAACCAATTGATAACAGCAAATACTCAACGATGCTAATGGTTGGTGCATGGCCAAACACAGCCTACTTCATGCTTAATTTACAATCCTTAACAGAAGGCACAGCAGACCTTAAAGGTAATGGTGCAGAAATGACAAAATACTTATACGCGCAGGATGTAATTCAAAAAAACGGATACTATTATCATGCAAAATCAAGTACCGGCCGTTTAGGTAAATACCACGTAAGCAACAATAAACTTTATGTTGATAAGGAAATTCTTTTTACAGAACTGGATTGGTCTTCTGTTGTTTGGGCAGACGATGAAACACTTGTTATGTTTGGTACAAATGCAGATCAAAATAAAATACGATATGCGATTTTAAATACATCTACAATGGTTGTAAAATCTTCCGGAGACCTGTCGGTAAATGCTCTTACAACAGGCATGGCAGCATACAATGTTTGTTTCGCTCAATACAGAGACAACAAAATATTCTTAGGCTATGGTATGAGATCAAACTGGGACAATTGGCCAGTCATGGAGAGTGCTGATAAAGCAATGGTTGCTGTTATTGATTATGCAACCATGACGGTTGATAAAACACTTGAAGATGCGAGATCTACTTCACCAGGCGGACCGAATGTATACTGCCCTTATTCATTTGTAGATGAAAATAACGATCTGTATTTTATTACAGATCCTGTAGATGGGTATAACTATACACAGCCTTCTTATATCTATAAAATTAAAAGCGGGGAAACGGAATTAGATGCAACGTATGATTTTAATTTTTCTTCAACCGTTAGTAATGGAATGGCTGCGGCTATCTGGTATATCGGCGAAGGAAAAGCTATTATACGTACATGCGTAGCCGGCACTTCTATTGATGCAGACCACTCTTACTCTATTGTTGATGTACACTCCGGTGCGTTTATCAAAACACTGGATTTGCCTGCGGATAAAGGCGAACGTTATGTTCAGTCTGTCGTTATTGAAGATGGGAAAGCTTATATCGCTGTAAATTCTTCTGATAGAGATTACGTATGGATATATGACCCTAAAACAGATGCCTTAACAAAAGGAATTGAATTTGTTGGCGGTTTGGATTACATTCTTCGTCTTGAAAAATTAAGATAA
- a CDS encoding TonB-dependent receptor, translated as MQFLTCFLVSILSLIYTISIAQTAPAIISGTISSDSGEAMMGVIVQLKNTSKGTQTDLNGKYVLADITPGSYYILFTSIGYKNDSMHVHLHPGQVLQLNRKMSVDTLDKAIVITAKNEVEELRESGFSVNVIETKQYANTTADINQVLNRTSGIRIRESGGVGSDFNFSLNGLSGKQIKYFIDGIPMDVLGSSMTLNNVPVNLAERIEVYKGVVPVSLGSDAMGGAINIVTNQKVKNFLDASYSYGSFNTHRAAVTGQYTHTKTGLVVRTSAFYNFSNNNYIMRNVEVWDAAQYSFVEKNFRRFHDTYQSMMGQIEVGLMNKKWADVFFIGGAFSGYTQDVQTGFQQTIVYGRVTRKGHAFNGSVRYKKDNFLIKGLSMNVFASRSYDSYVVVDTTKIKYGWDGIGVTVPDPGYEMDGAKTFNTIVRPKSYFRTNLTYIINKNNSLNVNYTLDHLKNVNYNSLIENDDPNPGIMNKQILGIAYENNLFNQRLTTTPFVKWYGMGLNLTTPAITKSTSFSNYGYGIASRFKFLRNAGIKASVEHAYRLQEVIEIFGDGMRTSGNPDLVPETSDNINTGLFYGKRFSKHSFFIEASAFYRNAKDFIYAIADQHANNVRYENKSNVRVTGLEGEIRYDYEKNFMISINASYQNALNYTKYSKAGNTIPEATYLNKIPNQPWFFSNLELSYGKNDVFGKKTRIQFNWYTQYVRWFYLTWEAFGGPEGKNKIPDQFSHNASVSYSMQEGRYNISLECRNLMNNLNYDNFMLQKPGRSFSVKFRYFIK; from the coding sequence ATGCAATTTCTTACCTGTTTTCTAGTTAGTATTTTAAGCCTGATTTACACAATCAGTATTGCACAGACTGCACCGGCAATAATTTCCGGAACCATTTCTTCCGATAGCGGAGAAGCCATGATGGGCGTCATTGTTCAGCTCAAAAACACATCAAAAGGTACGCAAACCGACCTGAATGGAAAATATGTACTTGCTGATATTACTCCCGGGTCTTATTACATTCTGTTTACGTCAATCGGTTATAAAAATGATTCGATGCATGTACACCTTCACCCCGGACAGGTATTGCAGCTAAACAGAAAGATGTCTGTTGATACACTGGATAAGGCTATTGTCATTACTGCTAAAAACGAAGTGGAAGAACTGAGAGAATCCGGATTTTCTGTAAATGTGATTGAAACAAAACAATACGCAAACACAACCGCTGATATAAATCAGGTATTAAACCGAACATCCGGCATCCGGATCAGAGAATCCGGCGGTGTTGGTTCAGATTTTAATTTTTCATTGAATGGTCTTTCCGGCAAGCAGATAAAATATTTTATCGATGGTATTCCGATGGATGTATTGGGAAGCAGCATGACGCTTAACAATGTACCTGTAAATCTTGCCGAAAGAATTGAAGTATACAAAGGTGTGGTTCCCGTATCACTGGGTTCTGATGCAATGGGTGGTGCCATAAATATTGTTACCAATCAAAAAGTAAAAAACTTTCTTGATGCAAGCTATAGTTATGGCTCATTCAACACACACCGTGCAGCTGTTACAGGACAATACACGCACACTAAAACAGGACTTGTAGTACGTACCAGTGCTTTCTATAATTTCTCAAACAACAATTATATCATGCGTAATGTTGAAGTATGGGATGCAGCTCAATACAGCTTTGTAGAAAAAAATTTCAGACGCTTCCACGATACCTATCAATCTATGATGGGCCAGATAGAGGTTGGCCTGATGAATAAAAAATGGGCAGATGTATTTTTTATCGGCGGTGCTTTTTCAGGCTATACTCAGGATGTGCAAACAGGTTTCCAGCAAACAATTGTTTATGGCCGTGTAACCAGAAAAGGTCATGCTTTTAATGGTTCTGTACGGTATAAAAAAGACAATTTTTTAATAAAGGGTTTAAGTATGAATGTTTTTGCTTCACGCTCTTACGATAGCTATGTGGTGGTTGATACAACCAAGATTAAATATGGATGGGATGGTATTGGGGTTACAGTTCCAGACCCCGGCTACGAAATGGATGGAGCTAAAACATTTAACACAATCGTACGGCCCAAATCATATTTCCGTACAAATCTTACCTATATAATAAACAAAAATAATTCACTGAATGTAAACTATACATTAGATCATTTAAAAAATGTAAACTATAACAGTCTGATTGAAAATGACGATCCCAACCCGGGTATTATGAATAAACAGATTCTTGGGATTGCTTATGAAAACAACCTCTTCAACCAACGATTGACCACAACACCTTTTGTTAAGTGGTATGGTATGGGCTTGAATCTTACGACTCCCGCAATAACAAAATCAACATCTTTCAGTAATTACGGTTATGGCATTGCATCACGGTTTAAATTTTTACGCAATGCCGGAATCAAAGCATCCGTTGAGCATGCATACCGCTTACAGGAAGTGATTGAAATATTCGGGGATGGAATGCGTACATCGGGAAATCCGGATTTAGTACCAGAAACGAGTGACAACATAAATACAGGATTGTTTTATGGAAAACGTTTCAGCAAGCATTCTTTTTTTATCGAAGCTTCGGCATTTTATAGAAATGCAAAAGACTTCATTTATGCTATTGCTGATCAGCATGCCAACAATGTACGCTACGAAAATAAATCAAATGTACGTGTTACCGGTCTTGAAGGAGAGATTCGTTATGATTATGAAAAAAACTTTATGATCAGCATAAATGCGAGCTATCAGAACGCCTTAAATTATACTAAATACTCTAAGGCTGGAAATACTATTCCGGAGGCTACTTACCTCAATAAAATACCTAACCAGCCATGGTTCTTCAGCAATCTTGAATTGAGTTATGGGAAAAATGATGTGTTTGGGAAAAAGACGCGCATTCAATTTAACTGGTATACGCAATATGTCCGATGGTTCTATTTAACCTGGGAGGCATTTGGCGGGCCAGAAGGAAAAAATAAAATACCAGATCAGTTTTCACACAATGCTTCTGTTTCTTATTCTATGCAAGAAGGCAGATATAATATTTCACTTGAGTGCAGAAATCTGATGAACAATTTAAACTATGACAATTTCATGCTGCAAAAACCGGGTCGTTCTTTCTCTGTGAAGTTTAGATATTTTATCAAATAA
- a CDS encoding RNA polymerase sigma-70 factor translates to MSPLNLHTDTTPSLLTFSDVKSFEKIYTMYWARVYATCYNTIKEREVAKEMVQDIFKSLWERKDELEIKTSVEHYLVRAAKFKVFEYIRNKTNQKKHTACALEDYCSATNCTEDAILYSNLTEKVGVLVDRLPCQCRNVYTLSRTEGLTNKEIATRLLISERAVEQHITKALRFLRENLQEYRS, encoded by the coding sequence TTGTCGCCTTTAAATCTACATACCGACACAACTCCTTCTCTGTTAACCTTTTCAGATGTTAAGTCATTTGAAAAAATTTACACGATGTATTGGGCAAGGGTTTATGCAACCTGTTATAATACGATTAAGGAGCGGGAAGTTGCCAAAGAAATGGTTCAGGATATTTTTAAATCACTTTGGGAAAGAAAGGATGAGCTCGAAATAAAAACTTCTGTTGAACATTATCTGGTACGGGCCGCCAAATTTAAAGTGTTCGAATACATCCGGAATAAAACAAATCAAAAAAAGCATACAGCCTGTGCACTGGAAGATTATTGTTCGGCAACCAACTGCACAGAAGATGCTATTCTATACAGCAACCTTACAGAAAAAGTTGGCGTGTTAGTGGACCGGCTTCCTTGCCAATGCCGGAATGTATATACTTTAAGCCGTACTGAAGGCTTAACAAACAAAGAAATTGCCACCCGCTTACTGATTTCTGAACGCGCGGTAGAACAGCACATCACCAAAGCCCTGCGCTTCTTGCGGGAAAACCTGCAGGAGTATCGCTCCTAG
- a CDS encoding DUF4198 domain-containing protein — protein MIKSLTLFVVSLLLLNTGNAFAHALWIETAATGKIGQKQQVAVYYGEYAEGEKDSVSHWYSDVKDVKLWLVGPDNKKVQLTTTAEAARLVADFTPAANGIYTLLADHPVKDVARTTLYQFVSSATVTVGTAATPSVTANTNSLSLTARSGYKVDKPVTVDALFKNKPNTDITYSVVTPAGWSKSFKSDANGNLTFTPAAAGVYYVEAFYTEKITGEQNGKAYESIWRGATYLITVTK, from the coding sequence ATGATTAAATCCCTAACCTTATTCGTAGTATCGTTGCTGCTGTTAAACACTGGCAATGCATTTGCACACGCGCTTTGGATCGAAACGGCAGCGACTGGTAAAATCGGACAGAAGCAGCAGGTAGCTGTTTATTATGGTGAATATGCAGAAGGTGAAAAAGACTCTGTATCGCACTGGTATTCGGATGTAAAAGATGTAAAACTATGGCTTGTAGGGCCAGACAATAAAAAAGTACAGCTTACAACCACTGCAGAAGCAGCACGTCTTGTAGCAGATTTCACACCGGCGGCCAATGGCATCTATACACTACTTGCAGACCATCCGGTAAAAGATGTAGCACGTACTACGTTATATCAATTTGTTTCAAGCGCAACCGTAACCGTTGGTACTGCTGCAACACCTTCTGTTACAGCAAACACAAACAGCTTAAGCCTTACTGCACGAAGCGGTTATAAAGTTGATAAACCGGTAACCGTAGACGCATTGTTTAAAAACAAGCCAAACACAGACATCACCTATTCTGTTGTTACACCTGCAGGATGGTCTAAATCCTTCAAGTCTGATGCAAACGGTAATTTAACATTCACACCTGCAGCAGCTGGTGTATATTATGTTGAAGCTTTTTATACCGAAAAAATTACAGGTGAACAAAATGGTAAAGCATACGAGTCTATCTGGCGCGGAGCAACCTATCTGATCACGGTAACAAAATAA
- a CDS encoding TCR/Tet family MFS transporter, with protein MTSHKKAGLGFVFVTLLIDVIGIGIILPVIPDLIKDLTGEGLSEAAKYSGWLTFAYAIMQFFFSPVLGALSDTYGRRPILLLSLLGLGFDYIFSAFAPTIGWLFVGRILAGISGASFTTATAYIADISTPENRTQNFGLVGVAFGLGFIIGPVVGGITGDWWGPRAPFMVAAVFTLLNVLYGYFFVPESLAQENRRKFEWSRANPIGSLLHLKKYPVVAGLIVSMFLFFIAGHSVQSNWSFFTEYRFNWDNKMVGYSLGFVGVIIAVVQGWLIRIIIPKTGQKWAVYLGLSLNALGLLLFAFASQGWMMFAILAPYALGGIAGPALQGITSAQVPATEQGELQGALTSLMSVTTIIGPLLMNNLFSYFTGANAPIELPGAPFLAGAVMVGVSVYLSVQTLRKYEG; from the coding sequence ATGACATCACATAAAAAAGCCGGGCTCGGGTTTGTTTTTGTAACCTTATTAATAGATGTAATCGGCATCGGCATTATTCTGCCGGTTATTCCGGATCTGATCAAAGACCTTACCGGCGAAGGGTTGAGTGAGGCTGCTAAATACAGCGGCTGGTTAACGTTTGCCTATGCCATTATGCAATTCTTCTTTTCACCTGTTCTCGGCGCCTTAAGTGATACGTATGGCAGACGTCCGATACTGTTGCTGTCTTTACTTGGCTTGGGCTTTGATTATATCTTCTCTGCCTTTGCGCCAACCATCGGTTGGTTGTTTGTCGGCCGTATCCTTGCAGGTATCAGCGGTGCCAGTTTTACAACCGCCACGGCGTATATTGCAGATATCAGTACACCTGAAAACCGCACGCAGAATTTCGGACTCGTTGGTGTCGCTTTTGGTCTTGGTTTTATTATTGGTCCTGTAGTTGGCGGCATTACCGGTGATTGGTGGGGCCCACGCGCACCGTTTATGGTTGCTGCTGTATTTACTTTATTAAATGTACTGTACGGATATTTCTTTGTGCCCGAATCGTTGGCACAGGAAAACAGGCGAAAATTCGAATGGTCACGTGCAAATCCGATCGGTTCTTTGCTGCACTTAAAAAAATATCCCGTAGTGGCAGGGTTGATTGTTTCCATGTTTTTGTTTTTTATTGCAGGTCATTCCGTTCAATCAAACTGGTCATTTTTCACGGAATACAGATTTAATTGGGATAATAAAATGGTTGGGTATTCATTGGGTTTTGTAGGTGTGATTATAGCTGTTGTACAAGGCTGGCTGATACGCATTATTATTCCTAAGACTGGCCAGAAGTGGGCGGTTTATCTGGGACTTTCATTGAATGCGTTAGGTTTGTTGTTGTTTGCATTTGCATCACAGGGCTGGATGATGTTTGCCATACTGGCGCCATATGCATTAGGCGGTATTGCAGGTCCGGCGCTTCAGGGAATCACATCTGCGCAGGTGCCGGCAACAGAGCAGGGCGAACTGCAAGGTGCACTAACCTCGCTGATGAGTGTAACAACAATTATAGGACCGCTGTTGATGAATAATTTGTTTTCGTATTTCACAGGAGCAAACGCTCCCATTGAATTACCCGGAGCTCCGTTTTTAGCAGGAGCAGTAATGGTTGGCGTTAGTGTATACCTGAGTGTACAAACATTGAGAAAATATGAAGGCTAA